The genomic interval TCGTAGAGAAACCCCAAATAGTCTCTGATTTTGAGCTCCGTCGGGCGTGCCTTGAGAATCTGGATCAACTGATCGATGGCCTTGGGATATTCCTTCTCTTCTCCATAGACTAGCGCCAGTCGAAGCTGAGCATCGAGGTCCGACGGATCTTCCGTCAGTAAATCGCTCAACTCTTTCCTGGCGCCCTGAAAATCTTTTGCCGCCACATAGAGCCGCACCAGCTGGTGCCGGATATCCCGGTTTCGTGGATTCACCGTCTGGAGATATCTCCGCAACACCGAGACCGCTCGCTCCTGATCCTGGCGTGATTCATACATCGAAGCGAGAGAAAGGTAGGCCGGCTCAAACGAGGCATTGACTGTAATCGCCCGCTCTAGACTCGCCGCCGCCTCTTCCCCTTTTCCCTCATCCAGAAGTATGCGCCCCAGATGATAATGACCGACAGCCGATTCGGGAACCCGTGCCAGACCAGCTCGAACAGCCTGCTCCGCCTCGGGCTGCCGCTTCAGATTCAGGAGCAATAGGCCCTTTGTAAAATAGGGGTCACCGGATGTTGGGTCGGCTTCGATCGCCCGATCCAGCAAGGTCACCGCCCGCTCTCCCTGCCCCGCGCTGGCTAAGATGCCGGCCATCTGTGTGAGGAGTTGACCGTCTTGGCTTGCTCCCTCTGCAGCCCGATCCGCATAACGAACGGCATTGGGCACATCGCCCAACGAGAAGTAAAGACCGGCCAGCCTTGCATTGACAGACTGAGACGTGGGATCCGTCTTCAGGGCAGCCTGATATTCCTGAATGGCACGATCCATGTCTTGCGCAAGTTCGGCTTGGTATCCGAGCATAAAATGGAAGGAGGCCGCGGCATCGGGAGAATGAGTCGAGGATGTTGCCTTGGGCACATTGGCAGAGGTGAGAGGTTCTTTCGGCGCGTGAGGCGCTGTGGCGCAGGCCAGGAACGCAAAGGGAACCAGCACGCCCGCCACTCCTCTGAGTAGTGAACTACCTCGGCTACTCGCCGTTCGGCTCAGGATGAAGTCTGTTATGAAAATATGCACGATCCCCTTGCTGGACGTCGCGTAACGACTCAGGTGTTCAGTCTAAAGACCGACGGCTAAAAGTCTTCAGCCTATCTACCTGCAGCCTCTCTGCCTGCATAGGTCAGAAAGATTATACGAGTGGGATGGGACCGGGTCAAACGACTTCGCGATTGTCGAGGCTTTCGAACTTAGCAAAACGATCGTGGAAGAAAAGTTCTTTTTTCCCAATCGGACCGTTCCGATGTTTACTGATGAGAATATCGGCAATGCCCTTCCGTTCGGAGTTCTGGTCATAGACCTCCTCACGGTAAATGAACATCACGACGTCGGCATCCTGTTCGATCGCGCCGCTCTCGCGGAGGTCGGCCAGCATCGGGACAGGCGGCTTTCTGGCTTCCACTGCGCGGCTGAGCTGCGACAGCGCCACAACTGGGACGTTGAGCTCCTTGGCCAAGGCTTTCAGCGAGCGAGAGATGTCGGAAATTTCCTGCTGGCGGGACTCGGAATCGCTCCGCCCCTGCATCAGCTGGAGGTAGTCGACGATTAAGAGATCCAGCCCCCGTTCAGCCTTGAGCCGACGCGCCTTACCCCGCATCTGCTGCACGGTAATACCACCGGTATCGTCGATGTAGATCTGCGCTTGTTCCAGTCGGCCTGCCGCCTCTGCAAGACGCCACCAATCCTCTTTCTGAAGCTTGCCGGTTCTGAGTCCATGGGAATCGACCCGCGCCTCTGAACTCAACATGCGCAACACGATCTGCGGCTTTGACATTTCAAGGCTAAAAATTCCCACCACCGCGTTCGCATGAATGGCGGCATGGACAGCCATCCCCAACGCCAGACTCGTTTTCCCCATGCTAGGCCGCCCCGCGATCACCACGAGGTCTGATGGTTGGAGGCCGGCGGTAATGTCGTCAAGATCGTAAAATCCGGTAGGAACGCCCGTGACATGTTCTTTTCTCTTCGACAACTTGTCGACGAGATCGAGACTTTCCTTAATAATGGAATTAATGGGGGTGAACGACCGATCCAGTTTCCCCTGGACAATGCCGAATACCGACCGCTCCGCGAAGTCGAGCAAGTCGTCGATTGATGAGCTGCCTTCGTAACCGCGCGTGAGGACCTCCGTCGAGGTATTGATCAGCTCTCGCAGCAACGCCTTGTCGCGAACAATCTTGCAGTGGTACCGAATATTGGCGGAGCTGGCCACGCTCTGCACGAGCTCCGCTAAATACGCCGCGCCCCCGACGGCCTCAATTTCGCCCAGCGCTTTCAACCGTTCCGTCAACGTAATCTGATCGATGACTTCGCCAATGTCCGACAATTCCAACATCGCACGGTAAATCTTCCGATGCGACGTCCGGTAGAAATTCTCTTCGACCAGCAACTCCATTGCCTTGGCCATCGCACTATTGTCGAGAAGAATTGCGCCGAGGACCGATTGCTCGGCCTCCACATTCTGAGGGGGAAGTTTGGGCTGTGAGAGATCGACGGCTGACATGGATTTCATGATCGTTTCTTGGGCTGCCGCAACGCGCGACGAGCCTCGGCCACTAGATCATCAAGCCCCATTTTCTGCGACTGACGGCTGCGATTGCCGGTTCGGCCGCCAGGCAGGTGAGCCGCCAGGGACTCGACCACCAGCACATCATCACGATCTACGCCTGGGGCACCCACAATGACTACAGACGAAGCGTGCTGGGCCAGCCCCGCCGTCGCTGCGGCAGTCACGAGCGCCGCGTCGCTCCCCTTGATCGTCTGCTGGACCACTCGGGCGCCTGTCTGACGCAACTGTGCGGCCACCTCCATCAAACGTGAAGTGGCCTTAGGTGGCGCAGCGACAAGATACTCGACTCGCGATGATCCTGCGCCCTCCTCAGGAAATGCCACGGTACGAAAGAGCCGATCGACGTCCAAGCCAAAACCGGTTGAGGGCAATGGCCGGCCAAATCGACCCATCAAATGGTCATATCGTCCGCCGCCGCCTAACTCCGCCCCCATCCCTTCGGCAAACACGTCAAAGACGACACCATCATAATAGTCGAAGCCTCTGAACTCCCCGAGATCCAGGAGGAGTGAATCCCGGTGGCCCGCTGCACAGAGCAACTGATACACCTGCGTAAGCCGTGCGAGTGGAGCGGCCAGTGCCGGATCACCAGCCGCGAGAACCCGTCCCCGTGCCAAGACCTCCTCTTGGCCATACAGCTCAGGCGCTTCCCGAATAGCACGCGCCGCCGTTTTAGAGATGCGTTCACTCGCCAGGACCTCTTCGAGTCTCGGCAAATCCTTTCGCGCAGCCGCTTGCTCAGCTAGCTTCTGCCCCTGCAGCGACAGTCCGGATCTCGAGAGAAGCCCCTTAATAAATCCGACATGCCCTAGAGATACTTTGAAAGACTGCAGGCCGATCGTGTGGAGACATTCGATCATCAAACCAATCACTTCACTGTCGCTCGTGGCATCGTCCAGGCCGATGAGTTCGGCTCCGACTTGAAAAATTTCGCGCCCTCGCCCGGCATGCTCCGTTTCATACCGAAATACCGAGGTCCGGTACGACAGCCGCAACG from Nitrospirota bacterium carries:
- a CDS encoding tetratricopeptide repeat protein; this encodes MLVPFAFLACATAPHAPKEPLTSANVPKATSSTHSPDAAASFHFMLGYQAELAQDMDRAIQEYQAALKTDPTSQSVNARLAGLYFSLGDVPNAVRYADRAAEGASQDGQLLTQMAGILASAGQGERAVTLLDRAIEADPTSGDPYFTKGLLLLNLKRQPEAEQAVRAGLARVPESAVGHYHLGRILLDEGKGEEAAASLERAITVNASFEPAYLSLASMYESRQDQERAVSVLRRYLQTVNPRNRDIRHQLVRLYVAAKDFQGARKELSDLLTEDPSDLDAQLRLALVYGEEKEYPKAIDQLIQILKARPTELKIRDYLGFLYEESKDTKSAIETYTFNVQLEPSYFEGHLHLGVLFYRLKQFPEAITHLTKAITINPKQPESHIVLGLTYLQQDQFDDAVRALEEGISQNPASADLHFNLGTAYDKLNRFEDVVRVMEAAIKLDPHHADALNYLGYSYAERGLKIEQALSLTKQAVALKPSNGYYVDSLAWALFKSGLLTEALTEMKRALTLAGNDPVLYEHLGDIYAKQQNLSEAREAWLHALELDPSNTKLMDRFRDLGMGDPANEERIQQAKRRVSDKIQSHTPNP
- the dnaB gene encoding replicative DNA helicase — protein: MKSMSAVDLSQPKLPPQNVEAEQSVLGAILLDNSAMAKAMELLVEENFYRTSHRKIYRAMLELSDIGEVIDQITLTERLKALGEIEAVGGAAYLAELVQSVASSANIRYHCKIVRDKALLRELINTSTEVLTRGYEGSSSIDDLLDFAERSVFGIVQGKLDRSFTPINSIIKESLDLVDKLSKRKEHVTGVPTGFYDLDDITAGLQPSDLVVIAGRPSMGKTSLALGMAVHAAIHANAVVGIFSLEMSKPQIVLRMLSSEARVDSHGLRTGKLQKEDWWRLAEAAGRLEQAQIYIDDTGGITVQQMRGKARRLKAERGLDLLIVDYLQLMQGRSDSESRQQEISDISRSLKALAKELNVPVVALSQLSRAVEARKPPVPMLADLRESGAIEQDADVVMFIYREEVYDQNSERKGIADILISKHRNGPIGKKELFFHDRFAKFESLDNREVV
- the hisZ gene encoding ATP phosphoribosyltransferase regulatory subunit; this encodes MATILPHAAKQVRRLEEQLLAHINRWGYDEIILPTFEYLDVLAPGLEPELIDHCYQFVDRTTGRTLLLRPDATAQIARTVAMGLTGATLPLRLSYRTSVFRYETEHAGRGREIFQVGAELIGLDDATSDSEVIGLMIECLHTIGLQSFKVSLGHVGFIKGLLSRSGLSLQGQKLAEQAAARKDLPRLEEVLASERISKTAARAIREAPELYGQEEVLARGRVLAAGDPALAAPLARLTQVYQLLCAAGHRDSLLLDLGEFRGFDYYDGVVFDVFAEGMGAELGGGGRYDHLMGRFGRPLPSTGFGLDVDRLFRTVAFPEEGAGSSRVEYLVAAPPKATSRLMEVAAQLRQTGARVVQQTIKGSDAALVTAAATAGLAQHASSVVIVGAPGVDRDDVLVVESLAAHLPGGRTGNRSRQSQKMGLDDLVAEARRALRQPKKRS